A DNA window from Ipomoea triloba cultivar NCNSP0323 chromosome 10, ASM357664v1 contains the following coding sequences:
- the LOC116031510 gene encoding thaumatin-like protein 1, whose translation MSSSPSFIVSFFLAFFILTHRGGVLGATFTFVNKCEYTVWPGILANAGSPSLESTGFELPKDSSSALTAPTGWSGRFWGRTGCNFDESGSCATGDCGSGEVECNGAGAAPPATLAEFSLGTVGQDFYDVSLVDGYNLPMLIEASGGSGMCATTGCVTDVNQICPAELRLSGGQACRSACEAFAKPEYCCSGEYNSPITCKPSVYSEMFKSACPRSYSYAYDDPTSTFTCSAADYTLTFCPSLPSQKSSKETMPTTSGVGSAGTGMESRSGSGETGMGDGSWLAGLAMGDSTRILATTGLHCICGVILLFLFL comes from the exons ATGTCTTCTTCTCCAAGCTTCATTGTCAGCTTCTTTCTAGCTTTTTTCATACTTACTCATCGTG GTGGTGTTTTAGGTGCTACATTTACGTTTGTGAACAAATGTGAATACACAGTTTGGCCGGGGATTCTAGCAAATGCGGGCAGTCCTAGTCTTGAGAGCACTGGATTTGAGCTTCCAAAGGACTCTTCCAGCGCCCTCACTGCTCCGACTGGATGGTCCGGCAGGTTCTGGGGCCGAACGGGGTGTAACTTTGACGAGTCGGGCTCATGCGCAACAGGGGACTGCGGATCCGGTGAGGTGGAATGCAATGGCGCCGGAGCAGCGCCGCCTGCTACGCTGGCGGAGTTCAGTCTTGGAACAGTGGGGCAGGACTTCTATGATGTCAGCCTGGTGGACGGCTACAATTTGCCCATGTTGATAGAAGCGTCGGGAGGATCGGGTATGTGCGCCACCACGGGTTGCGTCACGGATGTCAACCAAATTTGCCCTGCTGAACTGAGACTGAGCGGCGGGCAGGCGTGTCGGAGCGCTTGCGAGGCTTTCGCGAAACCAGAGTACTGTTGCAGCGGCGAGTACAACAGTCCCATAACGTGCAAGCCGTCGGTGTATTCAGAGATGTTCAAGTCGGCGTGCCCCAGGTCGTATAGCTACGCTTATGACGACCCCACCAGCACTTTCACTTGCAGCGCTGCGGATTATACGCTCACATTTTGTCCTTCCTTGccaag TCAAAAATCTTCCAAGGAAACAATGCCAACCACAAGTGGTGTTGGGTCTGCTGGGACAGGAATGGAATCGAGATCGGGATCAGGAGAAACAGGGATGGGTGATGGATCTTGGTTGGCTGGATTAGCCATGGGCGATTCAACGAGGATTTTGGCAACTACTGGTTTGCATTGTATTTGTGGTGTCATTCTCCTATTCCTCTTCTTGTAG
- the LOC116032536 gene encoding protein NUCLEAR FUSION DEFECTIVE 4-like translates to MGFGVSSTSPTANKWIGFVTAVWVQAISGNNYTFSNYSDALKTLMALTQLQLNNLSVAKDVGKAFGILAGIASDRLPTPVILLIGSVEGFIGYGVQWLVVSGRIQPLPYWAMCIFLCMGGNSTTWMNTAILVTCIRNFRKNRGPVSGILKGYVGLSTAIFTDICSALFADDPAKFLLMLAVVPFVVCLTAIFFLREVPPSSTAVEEKEEVKYFGVVNIIAIVIAVYLLVFDVSGPHGRLFSQVFAAVLLVLLASPLSLPVYLTIKNYLRSNSNSNGLDVERNPTQPLLAQETLPVEKSGDPAPPAAADDDVVKTPPVIGEDHTIFEAMKTVDFWILFVSFLCGVGTGLAVMNNMGQMGLALGYADVSIFVSLTSIWGFFGRILSGSVSEYFIKKAGTPRPVWNAASQILMAVGYIMMAMALPGSLYVGSIVVGICYGVRLAVTVPTASELFGLKYYGLIYNVLIINLPLGSFLFSGLLAGLLYDAEATETAGGGNTCVGAHCYRLVFIVMAIACVVGFGLDVLLSIRTRAVYSKIYAARKTKKTAPSLS, encoded by the exons ATGGGATTCGGAGTCTCTTCCACTTCGCCGACGGCCAATAAATGGATTGGCTTTGTGACCGCCGTTTGGGTCCAAGCCATCTCCGGCAACAATTACACCTTCTCTAACTACTCCGATGCGCTCAAGACCCTCATGGCCCTCACTCAGCTCCAACTCAATAACCTCTCCGTGGCTAAAGACGTCGGGAAAGCCTTTGGCATCCTCGCCGGCATCGCCTCCGACCGCTTGCCCACTCCCGTTATTCTCCTCATCGGCTCCGTCGAAGGCTTTATAGGCTACGGCGTCCAATGGCTGGTGGTGAGCGGCCGCATCCAGCCTCTACCTTACTGGGCCATGTGCATTTTTCTGTGTATGGGAGGCAACAGCACTACTTGGATGAACACCGCTATCCTGGTTACATGCATCCGCAATTTCAGGAAAAACAGGGGTCCTGTCTCCGGGATCTTGAAAGGTTACGTCGGTTTGAGTACCGCCATTTTCACTGACATCTGCTCCGCTCTTTTCGCGGATGACCCTGCCAAATTCTTGCTCATGCTCGCGGTCGTCCCTTTTGTTGTTTGCCTCACCGCTATTTTTTTCCTCCGTGAAGTTCCGCCGTCCTCCACCGCCGTAGAGGAGAAAGAAGAAGTGAAATACTTTGGGGTAGTGAACATCATTGCCATAGTAATTGCGGTTTATCTTTTGGTGTTTGATGTATCAGGGCCTCACGGGCGTCTGTTTTCCCAAGTCTTTGCTGCTGTTCTTCTGGTTCTCTTGGCTTCTCCTCTGTCACTTCCGGTTTACCTTACTATCAAGAATTATCTTCgttccaattccaattccaatgGTTTGGACGTGGAAAGAAATCCCACCCAGCCTCTACTTGCTCAAGAAACACTTCCGGTGGAGAAGAGCGGTGACCCAGCCCCGCCGGCGGCGGCAGATGATGATGTGGTAAAGACGCCACCTGTCATTGGGGAAGACCATACAATCTTCGAGGCCATGAAAACGGTTGACTTTTGGATACTTTTTGTGTCATTTCTGTGTGGAGTGGGAACGGGATTAGCGGTTATGAATAACATGGGACAAATGGGATTGGCTCTTGGTTATGCAGACGTTTCAATCTTTGTATCGCTCACCAGCATTTGGGGATTTTTTGGGCGCATCCTTTCTGGTTCCGTTTCAGAATACTTCATCAA GAAAGCTGGAACACCCAGGCCGGTATGGAACGCAGCTTCACAGATTCTAATGGCGGTTGGATACATAATGATGGCCATGGCTCTGCCGGGCTCACTGTACGTGGGGTCCATAGTAGTCGGAATTTGCTATGGAGTTCGTCTTGCTGTAACGGTGCCCACTGCATCTGAACTCTTCGGCCTCAAGTACTACGGCCTCATTTACAACGTTCTCATCATCAACCTTCCACTGGGATCTTTCCTCTTCTCCGGTTTGCTCGCCGGACTGTTATACGATGCCGAGGCTACTGAAACGGCCGGCGGCGGGAATACGTGTGTCGGCGCACACTGCTATAGGCTGGTGTTTATAGTTATGGCTATTGCGTGTGTGGTTGGTTTTGGACTGGACGTCCTGCTTTCCATCCGAACCAGAGCCGTTTATTCCAAGATTTATGCAGCCAGGAAAACCAAGAAGACTGCACCTTCCTTGTCTTGA